In Flavobacterium sp. WV_118_3, one DNA window encodes the following:
- a CDS encoding efflux RND transporter periplasmic adaptor subunit, which translates to MKKFHILYLNIAGLLIIGTVLYFSLRHDHSSEDGHDHTQTETAEKPGADKEVELNEAQFKAAGVTLGTYSLKNLSEVINANGYTKLPPQNQADVSVHLQGVVKTISVIEGQFVRKGQVLATIESPEFTKLQEAYLTSKSNLEFLSQEFERQKTLSEEEVNSKKVFQKTKAEYQIEKARFNSLKQQLSVLNIQSGNTAVATVPILAPISGYTTEINVKIGSNVEVGKPILSIVDNSKLHVDLLVYEKDLHKVKQGQNVQLVLTNQDNTVIRGTIFSIGKAFENETKSVAVHADINNEKNALIPGMYVNALIDIGTNTVNALPVEAIVKADGREFMFVLEKGHEEPEHDTEKGHSHDDGHKHDDAEGNRFHFRRVEVKTGTSQLGYIQVTPLTKVAPDAKIVLKGAYYIQSHLLKTEGGGGHSH; encoded by the coding sequence ATGAAAAAATTCCATATACTATACCTCAATATTGCCGGCCTTCTAATTATCGGAACCGTATTGTATTTCAGTTTACGCCATGATCATAGCAGTGAAGACGGTCATGATCATACCCAAACGGAAACTGCGGAAAAACCCGGAGCGGATAAAGAAGTTGAATTGAATGAAGCCCAATTTAAAGCAGCCGGCGTAACATTGGGAACCTATTCTCTAAAAAACCTTAGCGAAGTTATTAACGCCAACGGTTATACCAAACTGCCACCACAAAACCAGGCCGATGTTTCGGTTCATTTACAGGGTGTTGTTAAAACGATTTCGGTGATCGAAGGACAATTTGTACGAAAAGGTCAGGTTCTGGCAACCATAGAAAGCCCGGAATTCACTAAATTGCAGGAAGCGTATCTGACATCGAAAAGCAATCTTGAATTTTTAAGTCAGGAGTTCGAAAGACAAAAAACACTAAGTGAGGAAGAAGTCAATTCGAAAAAAGTATTCCAGAAAACAAAAGCGGAATACCAGATCGAAAAGGCGCGTTTTAATTCTTTAAAACAACAGTTAAGCGTTCTTAATATACAATCGGGTAATACGGCTGTGGCTACGGTTCCCATATTGGCCCCTATTTCGGGTTATACGACCGAAATTAATGTAAAAATAGGAAGTAATGTCGAAGTCGGTAAACCGATTCTTAGCATTGTGGACAATTCTAAATTACATGTCGACTTATTGGTTTACGAAAAAGATCTGCATAAAGTAAAACAGGGTCAGAATGTACAATTAGTACTTACCAATCAGGACAATACCGTAATTAGGGGAACGATTTTTAGTATCGGTAAGGCATTTGAAAATGAAACCAAATCAGTCGCAGTACATGCCGACATCAATAACGAGAAAAACGCATTGATTCCGGGAATGTATGTCAACGCGTTAATCGATATCGGGACAAATACCGTTAATGCCCTACCAGTGGAAGCTATTGTAAAGGCAGATGGTCGTGAATTTATGTTTGTCCTGGAAAAAGGCCATGAAGAACCGGAACACGATACGGAAAAAGGACATTCCCATGACGATGGCCATAAGCATGATGACGCCGAAGGAAACCGTTTTCATTTCCGCCGAGTGGAAGTAAAAACCGGAACTTCGCAATTGGGCTATATTCAGGTTACGCCATTAACAAAAGTCGCTCCTGATGCTAAAATTGTTTTAAAAGGCGCTTATTATATCCAAAGTCATCTATTAAAAACAGAAGGTGGTGGCGGTCATTCGCATTAA
- a CDS encoding isoprenylcysteine carboxylmethyltransferase family protein, translating into MENFLKIYLPVYLLLYLLVTFVIPTYRTYKQTGINPVTFGNRDNAHDYIGFVMKFLIVLLFIAVVLFSFGGKLYHYSVPVPYLENEYLKIIGLFLIHIALLWVMIAQYQMQNSWRIGIDEMHKTELRTNGIFGISRNPIFLGMIISILGLFMIVPNALTFFTALATYFIIQVQVRLEEAFLAKQHPVDYPKYKQKVKRFL; encoded by the coding sequence ATGGAAAACTTTTTAAAAATATACTTACCCGTTTACCTTTTGTTATATCTATTGGTAACTTTTGTGATTCCTACCTATCGAACGTATAAACAAACCGGTATTAATCCGGTAACGTTCGGGAATCGGGATAACGCCCATGATTATATCGGTTTTGTTATGAAATTTTTAATTGTACTACTGTTTATCGCAGTAGTGCTCTTTTCCTTTGGTGGCAAACTGTATCATTATTCTGTTCCGGTACCCTATCTTGAAAACGAATATCTAAAAATTATCGGGCTATTCCTGATTCATATCGCCTTGTTATGGGTGATGATCGCACAATATCAGATGCAAAATTCATGGAGAATCGGTATAGATGAAATGCATAAAACCGAATTGCGTACCAACGGTATTTTCGGAATAAGCCGAAATCCTATCTTTTTAGGAATGATCATTAGTATCTTAGGGCTTTTTATGATAGTTCCCAATGCCTTGACATTTTTTACAGCACTAGCGACTTATTTTATTATTCAAGTACAGGTACGACTGGAAGAAGCCTTTCTGGCAAAGCAACATCCGGTTGATTATCCAAAATACAAGCAAAAAGTAAAACGTTTTTTATAA
- a CDS encoding cation transporter encodes MRILFLITFMMLTSFTVNAQAQKAVIKTTITCDHCKECETCGQLFEKKLIRQKGVQMVALNEKEMTITVFFNAKKTDLPTIRTAISQLGYDADDVKADPKAYEALDGCCKV; translated from the coding sequence ATGAGAATTTTATTTTTAATTACCTTTATGATGCTTACTTCATTTACAGTAAACGCACAGGCACAAAAAGCTGTTATTAAAACAACTATCACCTGTGATCATTGTAAAGAATGTGAAACCTGCGGACAATTGTTTGAAAAAAAACTAATCCGTCAGAAAGGAGTACAAATGGTAGCGCTTAATGAAAAAGAAATGACCATTACCGTATTTTTTAACGCCAAAAAAACAGATCTTCCTACTATACGAACTGCTATTAGTCAGCTGGGTTATGATGCCGACGATGTGAAGGCCGATCCAAAAGCTTATGAAGCCTTAGACGGTTGCTGCAAAGTATAA
- a CDS encoding heavy metal translocating P-type ATPase has product MKNETHKHATNGADCCSVAAKKNNPKKQTHDHDHDHGHDHNHDEAAGWKMFLPAILSFVLLMIAIGIDNYFPIAVFTGWVRIGWYVLAYLPVGWPVLKEAIQNMRNGAFFTEFFLMSIATLGAFYIGEYPEGVAVMLFYAIGELFQTLAVTRAKSNIKALLDQRPDTATVIVDGNPITKKAATITIGEIIQLKPGEKVALDGILLSDLATFNTAALTGESKPDTKRKGDTVLAGMINLNTSGLVEVTTAYTDSKLSKILEMVQEATAKKAPTELFIRKFANIYTPIVVFLAIGIYLLPMLFVSDYNFNDWLYRALVFLVVSCPCALVISIPLGYFGGIGAASKNGILFKGSTFLDTMASIQAVVMDKTGTLTKGVFKVQEVVASGYTEQELVHYTAALETHSTHPVGTAIIAYANGGEKGISVTEVEEIAGHGLKGRINGKTILAGNVKLLQKFKISYDTAIENTPYTIITVAIDGQYAGYFLISDEIKEDASQTIANLHQLGIQTVMLSGDKQAVVSAVANELRIDTAYGDLLPEDKVRQVQQLKDRNLKLAFVGDGVNDAPVIALADAGIAMGGLGSDATIETADIVIQNDQPSKIYTAIAIGKKTKQIVWQNIGMAFIVKAIILILGAGGLATMWEAVFADVGVALLAILNAVRIQKMKF; this is encoded by the coding sequence ATGAAAAATGAAACACACAAACACGCTACAAACGGAGCAGATTGCTGTTCTGTTGCTGCTAAAAAAAATAACCCCAAAAAACAAACTCATGATCACGACCATGATCATGGACACGATCACAATCACGATGAGGCTGCCGGATGGAAAATGTTTCTGCCGGCAATCCTGTCGTTCGTATTGCTAATGATCGCAATTGGAATAGATAACTACTTCCCTATCGCAGTATTCACCGGTTGGGTTCGTATAGGATGGTACGTATTAGCCTATTTACCCGTAGGCTGGCCGGTACTAAAAGAAGCGATCCAAAACATGCGTAACGGAGCCTTTTTTACCGAATTCTTCCTGATGTCGATCGCAACACTGGGGGCTTTCTATATCGGAGAATATCCCGAAGGTGTAGCCGTAATGCTGTTTTATGCAATCGGAGAACTGTTCCAGACACTAGCCGTAACCCGTGCAAAATCGAATATTAAAGCCTTATTGGATCAAAGGCCGGACACCGCTACGGTTATAGTCGATGGTAATCCGATAACGAAAAAAGCAGCAACCATAACCATTGGTGAAATTATCCAGCTAAAACCGGGCGAAAAAGTAGCTTTGGACGGTATCTTGCTATCCGATTTGGCCACTTTTAATACCGCTGCTTTGACCGGCGAAAGTAAACCCGATACCAAACGTAAAGGTGACACGGTTCTTGCTGGAATGATCAACCTCAACACTTCCGGTTTGGTTGAAGTAACAACTGCGTATACCGACAGTAAATTGTCCAAAATCCTGGAGATGGTTCAGGAAGCAACGGCCAAAAAAGCCCCAACAGAATTGTTTATCCGTAAATTTGCGAATATCTACACCCCTATAGTGGTGTTTCTGGCCATCGGAATTTACCTGTTACCGATGCTTTTTGTTTCCGATTATAATTTTAACGACTGGCTCTACCGCGCACTCGTATTTCTGGTAGTTTCCTGTCCGTGTGCCCTGGTTATCTCTATTCCATTGGGCTATTTCGGCGGAATTGGTGCCGCCAGTAAAAACGGAATATTGTTTAAAGGCTCTACGTTTTTAGACACTATGGCTTCTATTCAGGCCGTAGTGATGGACAAAACCGGAACATTAACCAAAGGTGTTTTTAAGGTACAAGAGGTAGTTGCTTCGGGCTATACAGAACAAGAACTGGTACACTATACCGCTGCTTTGGAAACACATTCTACACATCCGGTAGGTACGGCAATTATTGCGTATGCAAATGGTGGAGAAAAAGGTATTTCCGTAACCGAAGTGGAAGAAATTGCAGGACACGGACTAAAAGGTCGTATAAATGGTAAAACCATTCTGGCCGGAAATGTCAAATTGCTTCAAAAATTTAAGATTTCCTACGATACGGCTATTGAAAATACACCTTATACCATTATTACCGTTGCCATAGACGGGCAATATGCCGGTTATTTTCTGATTTCGGATGAGATCAAGGAAGATGCGTCTCAGACCATTGCTAATCTTCACCAACTGGGCATTCAAACCGTGATGCTATCGGGTGATAAACAAGCCGTTGTATCGGCAGTAGCTAATGAATTGCGCATTGATACGGCCTATGGCGATTTGTTACCGGAAGATAAAGTACGTCAGGTACAACAATTAAAAGACCGGAATTTAAAACTCGCCTTTGTGGGCGATGGCGTTAACGATGCTCCTGTAATTGCGTTGGCCGATGCCGGTATTGCAATGGGCGGACTAGGTAGCGATGCGACTATTGAAACCGCCGATATCGTCATTCAGAATGATCAACCATCTAAAATTTATACCGCAATTGCGATTGGTAAAAAAACCAAACAAATCGTATGGCAAAACATTGGTATGGCCTTTATTGTAAAAGCAATCATATTGATTCTTGGCGCCGGCGGACTCGCAACCATGTGGGAAGCCGTATTTGCCGATGTTGGTGTCGCTTTATTAGCGATCCTGAATGCCGTTCGGATTCAAAAAATGAAGTTTTAA
- a CDS encoding methyltransferase domain-containing protein, producing MKPLSPIETCKQLRKPDGAAGIAIGRDMNRSNRLMYTDLFTLLTLNDLDTVLEIGYGNGMHFPAYFVPGKAITLYGMDYSEVMHQEALQNNASFVAVGSVIPEYGDIINCTYPDNKFDHIIALNTVYFWEPLENYLSVLFRILKPGGKLYIGYRPKRVLHQVDFVQEGFALYDEVVLNEQLEKAGFEIIQEHQHNYSKMTVNGQPLESTDLVTVCIKKEA from the coding sequence ATGAAACCCTTATCTCCTATTGAAACCTGTAAACAATTGCGAAAACCGGATGGTGCAGCCGGAATTGCGATCGGTCGCGATATGAACCGTTCCAACCGTCTGATGTATACCGACCTTTTTACGTTACTCACCCTTAACGACCTCGACACCGTATTAGAAATCGGTTATGGAAACGGCATGCATTTTCCCGCTTATTTCGTGCCCGGAAAAGCCATCACCCTATACGGAATGGACTATTCGGAAGTAATGCATCAGGAAGCTTTGCAAAATAATGCTTCGTTTGTTGCTGTAGGATCCGTAATTCCGGAATATGGCGATATTATAAACTGCACCTATCCCGATAATAAATTTGATCATATTATAGCACTAAATACGGTTTATTTTTGGGAACCGTTGGAAAACTACCTGAGCGTACTTTTCCGTATTTTAAAACCCGGTGGAAAATTATATATCGGTTATCGTCCGAAACGCGTCTTACATCAGGTCGATTTTGTTCAGGAAGGCTTTGCGTTATACGATGAAGTTGTTTTAAATGAGCAACTGGAAAAAGCCGGTTTTGAAATTATACAGGAACACCAACATAACTATTCCAAAATGACGGTTAATGGTCAGCCGCTCGAAAGTACCGATCTGGTGACGGTTTGTATAAAAAAAGAGGCTTAA